From a region of the Thiorhodovibrio winogradskyi genome:
- the greA gene encoding transcription elongation factor GreA: MNKVPLTVRGAEQLREELDRLKRVERPRVIEAIAEARAHGDLKENAEYHAAREQQGFIEGRIGDLEGKLSNAEIIDVTKLPATGKVMFGTTVVVLEIEKDEEHTFIIVGDDEADIKRGMISISSPIARSLIGKSEGDQAVVDAPGGAREFEILEVRYE, from the coding sequence ATGAACAAAGTCCCTCTGACCGTCAGGGGTGCGGAGCAGTTGCGTGAGGAATTGGACCGGCTCAAGCGGGTCGAACGCCCTCGCGTCATCGAGGCGATTGCCGAGGCACGCGCCCACGGCGACCTCAAGGAAAACGCCGAGTACCACGCCGCCCGCGAACAACAGGGCTTCATCGAAGGGCGCATTGGTGACCTCGAAGGGAAGCTGTCCAATGCCGAGATCATTGATGTGACCAAGTTGCCGGCCACTGGCAAGGTCATGTTTGGCACCACGGTCGTGGTGCTGGAAATTGAAAAAGACGAGGAACACACCTTTATCATCGTGGGTGACGATGAGGCCGATATCAAACGCGGCATGATTTCTATCAGTTCACCGATCGCCCGTTCCCTAATCGGTAAGAGCGAAGGTGATCAGGCGGTGGTGGATGCACCAGGTGGCGCCCGCGAGTTCGAAATTTTGGAGGTGCGTTATGAATAG
- a CDS encoding DUF2845 domain-containing protein, translated as MNRRRSAIGAGIKILVFVALWLGLTSAAWALRCGNHLVSEKDPSQKLVQYCGQPTSVERLKDRRAVRTYDSQVGGYVTDYQSIPYEIWTYNFGPQRFMMRITVREGLITRIESAGYGY; from the coding sequence ATGAATAGACGCAGGTCAGCCATTGGCGCCGGAATCAAAATCCTGGTCTTTGTTGCCCTGTGGCTGGGGCTGACCTCCGCAGCCTGGGCGCTACGCTGCGGCAACCACCTGGTCTCGGAAAAGGATCCAAGTCAAAAGCTGGTGCAATACTGCGGGCAGCCAACCAGTGTTGAGAGGCTCAAGGATCGCCGAGCCGTGCGGACCTATGACAGTCAGGTCGGCGGTTATGTCACGGATTACCAGTCCATCCCTTATGAGATCTGGACCTACAATTTCGGGCCCCAGCGTTTCATGATGCGCATCACGGTGCGCGAGGGTCTCATCACCCGCATCGAATCGGCCGGCTACGGTTACTGA
- a CDS encoding AmpG family muropeptide MFS transporter, translating to MSPEQGVVPQAGRLAATLAALRDRRVMALVLLGFSAGMPILLIFSSLSLWLREAGVERGAVTFFSWAALGYSFKFIWAPLVDQIPLPMLTRLLGRRRSWLLVAQIAVICAITLMAMNDPSQGSDTLVMMALAAVMLGFSSATQDIVIDAYRIEIAEVRMQGVLSAAYIAGYRVGMVVAGAGALYLAARFGSTADSYSYAAWQLTYLVMAATMLIGVVTTLVVSEPAVRARQHQGFGALDYSRLVLVFLVSAAAFVAAFFLAGHSFTAVKQGLGNDALINFLLETLHFGFAVASALAVGWLLVRLGAVDRRIARATWVEPALDFFQRYGLRTALLLLALVGLYRISDIVLGVISNVFYQDIGFTKPEIATAVKTFGVVVSIAGGFIGGLMATRFGVMRILMLGAVLSAVTNLLFIVLAHVGHQLPMLYVTVGADNLAGGLASAAFVAFLSSLTNVSFTAVQYALFSSLMTLLPKVLGGYSGSMVDGIGYPNFFLFTTLIGVPVLLLVWFAQRSLKVAETPPVKK from the coding sequence ATGAGCCCTGAACAGGGAGTTGTGCCGCAAGCCGGGCGTCTTGCGGCGACCTTGGCCGCGTTGCGCGATAGGCGCGTGATGGCATTGGTGCTTCTCGGCTTTTCAGCCGGCATGCCCATTCTGCTGATTTTTTCCTCACTGTCGCTCTGGTTGCGGGAGGCGGGCGTCGAGCGCGGGGCCGTGACCTTTTTCAGCTGGGCCGCGCTCGGGTATTCCTTCAAGTTCATCTGGGCGCCTTTGGTCGATCAAATTCCGCTGCCCATGCTCACGCGCCTGCTCGGTCGCCGCCGCAGCTGGCTACTGGTAGCCCAGATTGCGGTGATCTGCGCCATCACACTGATGGCGATGAATGATCCATCCCAGGGGTCTGATACCTTGGTGATGATGGCATTGGCGGCCGTGATGCTGGGTTTTTCCTCTGCCACCCAGGATATAGTGATCGATGCCTATCGCATCGAAATTGCCGAGGTTCGCATGCAGGGCGTGCTATCAGCGGCCTATATTGCTGGTTACCGCGTGGGCATGGTGGTCGCTGGCGCCGGGGCGCTCTACCTGGCCGCTCGTTTTGGCTCGACAGCGGACAGCTATTCCTATGCAGCTTGGCAGCTCACCTACCTGGTCATGGCAGCCACCATGCTGATTGGTGTAGTCACCACTTTGGTGGTGTCAGAGCCTGCTGTCCGTGCGCGGCAACATCAGGGCTTTGGTGCCCTTGACTACAGCCGTCTGGTGCTGGTGTTTTTGGTGTCCGCGGCGGCCTTTGTGGCGGCGTTTTTTTTGGCTGGACACAGTTTTACAGCGGTCAAACAGGGCCTTGGCAATGACGCTCTGATCAATTTTCTGCTCGAGACCCTGCACTTTGGATTCGCCGTGGCCTCGGCCCTGGCGGTTGGCTGGTTGCTGGTGCGCCTAGGCGCTGTTGACCGGCGGATCGCGCGGGCAACCTGGGTCGAGCCAGCGCTGGATTTTTTCCAGCGCTATGGCCTGCGCACCGCGCTGCTCTTGCTGGCGCTGGTCGGGCTCTATCGCATTTCCGACATTGTGCTGGGCGTCATCTCCAATGTCTTCTATCAGGATATCGGCTTCACCAAGCCGGAAATCGCCACGGCGGTCAAAACCTTTGGCGTGGTGGTGAGCATTGCCGGCGGATTTATCGGCGGCTTAATGGCGACACGTTTTGGGGTAATGCGCATTCTAATGCTGGGTGCCGTGCTCTCGGCGGTGACCAACTTGCTGTTCATCGTCCTGGCGCATGTCGGCCACCAGTTACCCATGCTGTATGTCACCGTCGGGGCGGACAATCTCGCCGGCGGTCTCGCCAGCGCGGCCTTCGTGGCCTTCCTGTCGAGTCTGACCAATGTCTCATTCACGGCCGTTCAATATGCCTTGTTCAGCTCCCTCATGACCTTGTTGCCTAAAGTGCTTGGCGGCTACTCCGGCTCAATGGTGGATGGAATCGGCTACCCGAACTTCTTCCTCTTCACAACCCTAATCGGCGTGCCGGTGCTGCTGCTCGTCTGGTTTGCACAGCGCAGCTTGAAAGTGGCCGAAACGCCCCCGGTGAAAAAGTGA
- a CDS encoding AAA family ATPase produces the protein MREGGGEPPVGDSTGGEKREREHADERTDAHANGTTGGSARPYRLPLPRLSDLPASLVEQSIWYPYRHIWPDGAKKPKKPPVDARRPGAALARKEAGGVPAAAALAYAREHGLDGIGIRLPTGTWAVDLDHHLDVRTGDPQTALALDVMIDWPSYAELSPGLDGAHMLAEGDLDRTRVDHAQGVEVYAPGQYLTITARRLPGSPADLSPADPAPILRRYLARDLASEPQEPAREPPVGHDTPGTVAAVMARLSRWARDLIEQGIARPEHGEPGIDAYGRDRSRAVYGALRDLIATGASDDLILDILIDPAHGISRAALERRGGGSEGAREWLLPQIGKVRAEMASEMTRDFGDILASNDPAPTTGGSPPPARLVQALITAEGFERALARALRQPWLVDRWLPGGGTLVAMIAAAKSGKSFVALDMACHIAAGLPEWHGYAVTQAPVLYIAAEGQHGLLVRLAAWLRAHDRDPTGGLPGLDIEPLPIRLDDPEQLAELVPVIRRRIDMGARYRLIVIDTLARSMTGDENSTRDMGALIDACGQLQRAGMTVLLIHHLGKDRSAGARGSSALPGAVEMQLDIRSDGLPANPITVTAPLAKDIEPPPPLRLRARVVDVGTGARGEPITSLVLAGAEGEGEELSLDIEERRAILRLIAEFGERGERISPARNSPLRAYKQLADEPGYPGLADGAIQTMVRDLQRSGYLAVETRRNARRQEEEWLVITPAGRVYAETGRADAAAAAGAAAEFEGVEPGLAAAA, from the coding sequence ATGAGGGAGGGAGGAGGCGAGCCCCCGGTGGGTGACAGCACCGGGGGCGAGAAACGCGAGAGAGAACATGCAGATGAGCGCACCGACGCGCACGCGAATGGTACCACCGGGGGCTCTGCCCGACCATACCGCCTGCCGCTGCCGCGACTGAGCGACCTGCCGGCCTCGCTGGTCGAGCAGTCGATCTGGTATCCCTACCGGCATATCTGGCCAGATGGCGCCAAAAAACCCAAGAAACCGCCGGTCGATGCCCGCCGGCCCGGCGCGGCGCTCGCGCGCAAGGAGGCGGGGGGCGTGCCAGCGGCTGCCGCGCTCGCCTATGCCCGCGAGCATGGCCTCGATGGCATCGGCATCCGCCTGCCAACTGGCACATGGGCTGTCGATCTCGACCACCATCTCGACGTGCGCACCGGCGACCCACAGACCGCGCTCGCGCTCGACGTCATGATCGACTGGCCGTCCTATGCCGAGCTGTCGCCCGGCCTCGACGGCGCGCACATGCTCGCCGAGGGCGATCTCGACCGCACGCGCGTCGATCATGCCCAGGGCGTCGAGGTCTACGCACCCGGCCAGTACCTGACCATCACCGCCCGACGCCTGCCCGGCTCGCCCGCCGATCTTTCACCTGCCGACCCGGCACCGATCCTGCGGCGCTATCTCGCCCGAGACCTCGCTAGTGAGCCCCAGGAGCCCGCGCGGGAGCCCCCGGTGGGTCATGACACCCCTGGCACTGTCGCGGCCGTCATGGCCCGCCTATCGCGCTGGGCGCGCGATCTGATCGAGCAGGGCATCGCCCGGCCCGAGCATGGCGAGCCCGGCATCGATGCCTATGGGCGTGACCGCTCGCGCGCGGTCTATGGCGCGCTGCGCGACCTGATCGCCACCGGCGCCAGCGATGATCTGATCCTCGACATCTTGATCGACCCGGCGCATGGCATCAGCCGAGCGGCCTTGGAGCGCCGAGGAGGCGGCAGTGAGGGTGCACGCGAGTGGTTGCTGCCGCAAATAGGCAAGGTGCGCGCCGAGATGGCCAGCGAGATGACCCGCGACTTCGGCGACATCCTCGCCAGCAATGACCCGGCACCGACCACCGGGGGCTCGCCCCCGCCGGCCCGGCTGGTGCAGGCGCTGATCACCGCCGAGGGGTTCGAGCGCGCGCTCGCGCGGGCGCTCCGACAGCCCTGGCTGGTCGACCGCTGGCTGCCGGGTGGCGGCACCCTGGTGGCCATGATCGCCGCGGCGAAATCGGGCAAGTCGTTCGTGGCGCTGGACATGGCCTGCCATATCGCCGCCGGCCTGCCCGAGTGGCACGGCTATGCCGTCACCCAGGCGCCCGTGCTGTACATCGCCGCCGAGGGGCAGCATGGCCTGCTGGTGCGACTCGCCGCATGGCTGCGGGCGCATGACCGCGACCCCACCGGGGGCTTGCCCGGCCTCGACATTGAGCCGCTACCGATCCGGCTCGACGATCCCGAGCAGCTCGCCGAGCTGGTGCCTGTGATCCGCCGGCGCATCGACATGGGCGCGCGCTACCGGCTGATCGTGATCGACACCCTCGCCCGCAGCATGACCGGCGACGAGAACAGCACCCGCGACATGGGCGCGCTGATCGACGCCTGCGGGCAGCTCCAGCGCGCGGGCATGACCGTGCTGCTGATTCATCACTTGGGCAAGGATCGCTCTGCGGGTGCCCGAGGATCGAGCGCGCTACCCGGCGCGGTGGAGATGCAGCTCGACATCCGCTCCGACGGCCTGCCCGCCAACCCGATCACTGTCACGGCCCCGCTCGCCAAGGACATCGAGCCCCCGCCCCCGCTGCGCCTGCGGGCGCGCGTGGTGGATGTCGGTACCGGCGCACGCGGCGAGCCGATCACCAGTCTGGTGCTCGCGGGTGCCGAGGGCGAGGGTGAGGAGCTGTCGCTCGACATTGAGGAGCGGCGCGCGATCCTGCGGCTGATCGCCGAGTTCGGCGAGCGCGGCGAGCGCATTAGCCCGGCGCGCAATAGCCCGCTGCGGGCGTACAAGCAGCTCGCTGATGAGCCTGGCTATCCCGGCCTCGCCGATGGCGCGATCCAGACCATGGTGCGCGATCTCCAGCGCTCGGGATACCTAGCCGTCGAGACCCGGAGGAATGCCCGCCGGCAAGAGGAGGAGTGGCTCGTGATCACCCCCGCCGGGCGCGTCTATGCCGAGACTGGTCGAGCCGATGCAGCGGCGGCAGCGGGAGCCGCTGCCGAGTTCGAGGGCGTCGAGCCCGGCCTGGCGGCAGCGGCATGA
- a CDS encoding helix-turn-helix transcriptional regulator has translation MSSTIIRPRGYRAPAPAPAETPPTALEPASTVTEFAARYRLHRSTVYALAKRGELRLTRLGGRATRILASDERAWLQTRRAAS, from the coding sequence ATGTCCAGCACGATTATTCGACCGCGCGGCTATCGCGCACCCGCCCCAGCACCTGCCGAGACACCACCGACCGCGCTCGAACCGGCCTCGACCGTGACCGAGTTCGCCGCGCGCTATCGGCTACATCGCTCGACCGTCTATGCCCTGGCCAAGCGCGGCGAGCTGCGCCTGACCCGCCTAGGCGGCAGGGCGACGAGGATCCTCGCCAGCGACGAGCGCGCGTGGCTCCAGACCCGGAGGGCGGCATCATGA